The genomic segment AGCGGTATTGAAGTAATTCCTTCCGGCAGCATCCTGCTCGACGAAGCGCTCGGTATCGGCGGCTATCCGCGCGGTAGAATTATCGAAATATTCGGCCCAGAGTCGTCGGGAAAAACTACGCTTGCCCTCCATGTTGTTGCCGAAGCGCAAAAACGGGGCGGTATTGCGGCGTTTGTGGATGCCGAACATGCCCTTGACCCGCAGTATGCGCAAAAACTCGGTGTCAATATCGACGAACTGTGGGTCGCCCAGCCCGATGCAGGAGAACAGGCTTTAGAAATCACCGAAAACCTCGTCCGATCGGGTGCGGTGGATGTCATCGTCGTGGACTCGGTAGCAGCCCTTACGCCGCAAGCGGAAATCGATGGCGAAATGGGCGATTCACACATGGGTTTGCAGGCACGTTTGATGAGTCAGGCGCTGCGGAAATTGACGGCGATTATCTCGCGGTCAAAATGTATTCTCATCTTTATCAACCAAATCCGCATGAAAATCGGTATTGCGTACGGCAATCCAGAAACCACCACTGGAGGTAATGCGCTCAAATTCTATTCTTCGGTACGCATCGAAGTCCGTAAAGGCGAGGTACTCGGCAAGGATGAAGATGAAGCATGGGGAAACAAGGTGCGCATCAAAGTTGTCAAGAATAAGGTCGCGCCACCGTTCCGGAAGGTTGAGCTGGAAATCCTGTTCGGCAAGGGAATCTCACCATACGGCAGCTTGCTGGACTGCGCGGTAAAATACGAATTGATAGACAAAAAAGGCGCGTGGTATTCGTATAAAGAAGATAAGATTGGGCAGGGGCATGACAACGCCGTAAAATTCTTGGAGAATAATCCCGATATCGCAATCGATCTTGAAAAGACCTTGCGTGCTCAGCTGTTCCCCAACCAAAAATACGTGTCGAGTTTTGTAAAAACCGATCAAGCCGCCGATTCCGGCGCTGCGGGCAAAACACCGTCCGGTTCCAGTGAAGCATCGGCGGCGGCACAGACAGGGGCGTCAAAGGTGACATCTGCCGTAAAACCGGAAGAGGCAAAGGCTGATAAAACAGCCGATGCTCAAGCCGCTCCGACAGGGAAAAAATCTATGCTCGAAAAAGCAGCTCTCGCTACCGGCAAAACTGAAAGTTTGAATGCCGATTCTGCAGCAGTATCCGCTGCCCATAAATCAAAGCCGGGCAGCGCTTTTGACGGCGACAACGAGCTCTTTTAAACGGCCTGATATCACAGGGTAATCGCATCAGACTGTTTTGCTATATTTCCCCGCAAAATAAATAAGCTATTCAACCAGAATTTCGCCACTTTGCGCCTCAAATGGTCTCATAGCCTATTTATTTTGCGATTTTTATTTATCTGTCTGATGTGATTTCTCTCCTGCAGGGAAAAGATGCGTGAAATTTTAGGAAAATTTCACGCAAAAGGAAGACCTGTGTTAGAGTTTGGAGCTTACACTGATGTGCAGGGCAGCACCTTCGTCCATGCGGAAAGCAGCGTTTGCGGCTCCTTCCGTTCGGTGATGAGCGCGGTAAAAAGCGGTTCCAGCTGAGGCAGCGCCGCATCCAGCAGGGTGAATTCTTCTTGAGAAAAAGGAGACAACACATAGCCTGCGATATCGGGATGATCGGCGCTGCTGCTTTTTTTCCCGCCGGGACGCCCGATACCGATTCTGAGCCGCCAAAAGTCCGACGTACCCAACACAGCCTTTATTGAGCGAAGCCCGTTGTGTCCGCCGAGCCCTCCCGACCACTTGAGGCTCAAGGCGGCAGGTGGCAGTTCAAGCTCATCGTGTACAACAAGTATTTCTGCCGGAGGAATTTTGAAAAACTGGGCAGCCTCCCCTACTGATTCGCCCGATAGATTCATATATGTTTCCGGCTTTAAAGCATGGACAGCCTGCCCCCCGCTCACTGCTGCCGGAAAACGCCCGTACAGTCCGCTGAACTTATGCTGCCACGAAATTCCCCTGCAAATAGATAAACGATCCGCAGCAATCCACGCTGCGTTATGCCGGGTGCGTTCATACTCCCGCCCGACATTTCCCAAAAATGCTATTAACGAAATCATCTTTTTTGACCTTTCATTACAGGACACCTCTAAAAAAACACCTGAGGCTTTAGAGCTGCCTTATTCTTTTACCTTCGTGTCGATTATGATCGTAACCGGTCCGTCGTTGTGAATTTCTACCTGCATATCCGCTCCGAATTGTCCGGTTTTTATCGGCTTACCAAGCGCTTCGCTCAGTTTGCGGATACAGCGTTCATAGAGCGGGATTGCAATCGAAGGCCCCGCCGCCGCATTGAAGGACGGGCGGTTTCCTTTCTTGGTACTGGCAAACAAGGTAAACTGACTGACCAGCAAAATGTCTCCCTGCACATCCGCAAGAGCTCGGTTCATCTTCCCCTCATCGTCTTCGAAAATCCGCATCTGTACGATTTTCTTAACCAACCAATCTATATCGTCCTCAGTATCTTCAGGACAGATACCGAGCAAAATCACAAAGCCCTTGCCGATGGTCTGTGTCTCAAAACCTTCAATCGCCACACTTCCCGACCGTACCCGCTGTATTACTGCTCTCATAGCACACACTCCTCACACGGAGCTGTCTAAAAAGTAACCAACTTTGAGACAGCCCCATATCACTAATGGGAACCTCTAAAAACCTCAGTTTTTTAGAGGTTTTCCTTAGATTTAGTTGCGATGTTTTCAATTAAGTTATTATTGAATAAAGACTTAATTGAAAACTCGTCGGGCATCTCTATTCCGAAGGATGCGAAGCAAATCTAACCGAGTTTTTAGAGATGCCCTAATGTAAGTTTTTTATATTTTCACCGTTCAACGCCATATTATCACTCTGCAATATGGTTTGCATATATCAGCTATTGATAAAAGTTAATAAACTCTGAAATACTATGTGGTTAAAAAGCCTGTCGCGTATACTATAATTATTGTTATTTGATGAAATATTCATAAAATGGTGAATCACATAGCCCGCTTTATGCTTATTGGAATACAGAAATATAATCGATGAATAATTTTCTACATTTTTAAAAGCCGTATCAACACCGTTTCCGACTGCCATGGCAATATGATCAGCACCGGAACGTAATAGAATTCCTTCTTGAGGTAATTCAAAAATTTGGTATTTTAAAGATTGGTTTTTATAAGAAGAGGCTCCGTTGATCTCCTTTTTCTGAAATGTTTCAAAGTCAATGTTCTCGAGCTTTTTTAAAGAAATCTTGAGCGAATGAGAGCCTCCACCATATATTAAAGAAAAGTCTTGTGTATTGTTTTGCTGTATATCGATATTGACTTGAAGCCAATCATTATCAAAAAGCATTAAACCGAGCGTATCATTAAACGTCAATACTTCGTTCATATTAAAAAAATTAATATTTTCATCAAATAATGTATTGTTATAATTATAACGCACATAATTCTTTCGTTCATTAGTTGTATCAGTTTCTATTTTACTGGTATACAGCCGCTTTAATGTTTCAGCAAAATCGG from the Treponema medium genome contains:
- the recA gene encoding recombinase RecA — its product is MAKTKSEINQVTNITDADEKLKALEAARLQIEKEFGQGSLMKLGSKTAASGIEVIPSGSILLDEALGIGGYPRGRIIEIFGPESSGKTTLALHVVAEAQKRGGIAAFVDAEHALDPQYAQKLGVNIDELWVAQPDAGEQALEITENLVRSGAVDVIVVDSVAALTPQAEIDGEMGDSHMGLQARLMSQALRKLTAIISRSKCILIFINQIRMKIGIAYGNPETTTGGNALKFYSSVRIEVRKGEVLGKDEDEAWGNKVRIKVVKNKVAPPFRKVELEILFGKGISPYGSLLDCAVKYELIDKKGAWYSYKEDKIGQGHDNAVKFLENNPDIAIDLEKTLRAQLFPNQKYVSSFVKTDQAADSGAAGKTPSGSSEASAAAQTGASKVTSAVKPEEAKADKTADAQAAPTGKKSMLEKAALATGKTESLNADSAAVSAAHKSKPGSAFDGDNELF
- the pth gene encoding aminoacyl-tRNA hydrolase, which codes for MISLIAFLGNVGREYERTRHNAAWIAADRLSICRGISWQHKFSGLYGRFPAAVSGGQAVHALKPETYMNLSGESVGEAAQFFKIPPAEILVVHDELELPPAALSLKWSGGLGGHNGLRSIKAVLGTSDFWRLRIGIGRPGGKKSSSADHPDIAGYVLSPFSQEEFTLLDAALPQLEPLFTALITERKEPQTLLSAWTKVLPCTSV
- the dtd gene encoding D-aminoacyl-tRNA deacylase; this encodes MRAVIQRVRSGSVAIEGFETQTIGKGFVILLGICPEDTEDDIDWLVKKIVQMRIFEDDEGKMNRALADVQGDILLVSQFTLFASTKKGNRPSFNAAAGPSIAIPLYERCIRKLSEALGKPIKTGQFGADMQVEIHNDGPVTIIIDTKVKE